In Desulfobacter hydrogenophilus, the genomic stretch ATAGTGCGGCCGCAATTTTCGTGATCACCCGGGAGGATATCAGACGGTCCGGTGCCACCAGTATTCCTGATGCCCTGCGCATGGCCCCGGGCGTGAATGTGGCACGCATTGATGCCAACAAATGGGCAGTAAACTGCAGGGGATTTAACAGCCGGTTCTCCCCAAGTCTTCAGGTGCTTGTTGACGGACGCAGTGTGTATACCCCCAGTTTTTCAGGCGTTTACTGGGAAGTAACAAATGTGCTGCTTGAGGATGTGGACCGCATTGAGGTGATCCGCGGCCCCGGAGCGACCATCTGGGGATCCAATGCTGTCAATGGGGTGATCAATATCATCACCAAGCGTGCCGATGATACCCAGGGGGGGGGTTTTACAGGCGTCTGCTGGATCAGTAGAAAAAAATATGGTCGCCGCAAGATATGGGGCCGGCATGGGTAAAGACAAATTCTGGCGGATTTACGCCAAACACAGGGCCAGGGATGAATTTGATCGTGTTTCCGGAGAAAATGCAAGTGACGACTGGCAGATCAATCAGGCCGGGTTCCGCATGGATGCCCAAATGTCTTCGGCTGACGATTTCACACTCCAGGGAGATATCTACGACGGGCATATCCACCAGGACCTCTATCTTTACAGTCAGGCGTCGCCATACATGGATGAATTTCCCGTAAAAACAAAGGTCTTTGGGGGTAATATCATGGGCCGGTGGACAAAGATACTTTCCGGGACATCGGAAATGTCTGTGCAGATGTATTACGATGTGATGCATCGTTCCGAGGATATGCTCAACGAAGACCGGCACAACTTTGATGTGGAATTTCAGCACCGCTTCGGGCTGGGTTTGGGGAATGATATTATCTGGGGACTTCGGCTGCGCCATTTATATGATGATTATTCAGGCTCAAAAGTTGCATATATGGATCCTATCAACAAAAGAAATCTTCTATACTCGGCCTTTATCCAAGATGAGATATCTTTACTTGAGGATAAAATTAAATTGACCATTGGTTCAAAATTTGAGCACAACGATTATACCGGCCTTGAAATTCAGCCTTCCACGAGGCTATTGTGGACGCCCGGTGAGCACCACAGGGTGTGGGCGGCCATTTCCCGGGCCACCCGGATTCCCTCCCGAATTGAAGCCGATGCGATCGTCTATCTCTCTGGAACGGATATCACCGGCAGCCCGTTCCCTTTGTATACCAGATTCGTAAACAATAAGGATCAATCGGCAGAAACACTGTGGTCATGGGAAGCAGGATACCGCTTTATCCCGCAACAAAACCTCTCAATTGATTTGGCGCTGTTTTTCAATGATTATCAAAATCTAAGGATATATTCACCGCAGGGTTCTGCCTATTTTGACGACGAGAGCCAAATGCTTATTCAGGATGTTGGGTTAAGCAACATGTCCAATGCCCAATCCTGGGGGGCAGAGATCTCCGTGGATCTGGCCACAAGCAGGAAAGTCAAATGGACCCTTGCTTATTCATTGACATTCCATGATTATGATAATGACGAGGATTTTGAAATCGATTTTGGTTTTACAAAACATCAAATTTCCTTGAGGGGCCGGTTTGATTTAACGAAAAATTTGACCCTGGACGCCTGGTTTAGATATGTGGGCAAAACAAAAGCAAATGACGTATTTTCAGACACTCTAATCTATGAAATTGACGATTACGTAACCCTGGATCTGCGCTTGGGATGGAAAATCCGGCCGGATCTGGAATTTTTCCTGACCGGGCAAAATCTGCTCCAGGACAGCCACCTTGAATTTGTCCAGGAAGCATTCAGTTATCCTGTGGAAGTCCCTCGTAGCGCTTATGCCGGACTGACCTATAAATTCTAACGACATGCCCTATTCCCCATGGCAATAAAAACAAAACGGATGCAAATTTTAAAAAATAAAGGAATACAAATATTCATCCCGGTCTGCATCTGTCAGTTTCTGTTATGTATTATTGCCATAGGAACAGTCCAGTCACAAAACCTTGAAGAATATAGGGTCAAGGCAGCCTTTGTTTATAATTTCACCAAACTCATTCAATGGCCCGAAACTGCATTTGACAGTGAAGGAAAGAACTTTAAAATAGCGGTGTTCGGTAATGAATATCTTAAAGAAGGCTTCCAGACCATTGACGGCAAAATCAGCACCGGACGCACCATATCCATCCAGTATCTTGACCCTGAAACTAATGATTATAAAAAAACGCTGGCAGAAAATCAGATTGTATTCATCAGCAGGCATACGCGTTTGCCACAAATCTTAAAAATTTTAAGTAATATTGGAGACAGACCGATTCTAACTATTGGTGAAGTGAAAAATTTCAGCCGGGCCGGGGGCATTATTCAGTTTTTCACAAGAGAGGATCATCTCCATTTTGAAGTTAATATTAACAGAGCTGAGGCACACCAGCTCAAATTCAGTTCCCGGCTGCTAAAACTGGCTGTTATCGTAAATGAAAAAGAATGAAACCCCAAAAAATATCAAAGCATAGCGTCGTTTCCATCAGGACAAAACTGATCCTGACCCTTGGGTTTACGGCATTACTGGCCCTTTTTATGATGGCCGCTTCCATGGTGGCCTATGAAACTCATAATGCCAGAAACAATCTGGTTGATGAACTTGTATCCATGGCGAACCTGATTGCGTTGAATTCTTCGGTTGCCATGATGTTCAATGACCGGAATGCGGCATTGGAGGATCTAAGCGCGTTGTCTGCAAAACAGGGCATTATCGGCGCAATCCTTTACGACACCCATGGGAAAATTTACGCTGAGTTCTCAAAAGGAGCCGTTTCCATTGACACGCTGGCCCATGAAGTCAAACAGGTATGCACACCAGGCATGTCCCCAATTGAAATAGTTACTGCCCAAAAAACGTTCAGCGGGGTTACAAACAGCCATACCCATGTGATCCTCCCGGTCAATTTTAAAGACAATTTTTTAGGGGCCATTCATTTGATTGATGATATGCAGCAACAGAAAAAAAGACTGGCTGCCTATTATCTGATTGTTGCGAGCATTGTTATCGTCTCGTTGGTAGTGGTCTTGATTCTGTCTTCGAAACTGCAGTCCATCTTCACCCGACCATTATTTGATGTCATTGATTCCATGCGGCAAGTGACCCAAAAAAAGGACTATCAGGTCAGGGTAAAAAAATATAGTGACGATGAGTTTGGTGTGCTTGTGGAACAGTTTAACCAGATGATTAAAGAAGTCCAGGCCAGGGACAACGCGCTAAAATCATATAGTTCAAGCCTTGAAGCCAGGGTCGAACAAAGAACCCAGGACCTGACCCAGGCCAAGGAAGCACTCGAGTCTACGGTCATTCGCCTGAAAAAGGCCCAGAAGAAGGCAGAAGAAGCCAGCCAGGTAAAATCCCAGTTCCTTGCCAACATGAGCCATGAAATCAGAACGCCCATGAACGGCATTATCGGCATGACGGAAATTTTGCTTTCGTCCAAACTTTCGAGTGACCAGGAAACATTTGCGATCAATATCCAAAAATCAGCCCAGATGCTGCTTGCAATCATCAGTGATATTTTAGATTTTTCCAAAATTGAAGCGGGCAAACTTGAAGTTGAATCCATTGCCTTTGATATAGGCAGCCTGCTGACGGACATTAAAACACTTCTGATGTCTGTAGCCAGGGATAAAAACCTAACGTTAACCGTTGAAATCCAAAAGGGTGCACACCTTTTCCTGATGGGAGACCCCACAAGAATCAGGCAGGTGCTGATTAATTTAGTGGGCAATGCCATAAAATTTACAGAAAAGGGGGGGGTAACCATCATGGTGTCCACGACCCTGATAGAGGACAGTGAATTTCACAGCGTTGGTGACCGGGAATCCCGGGTTGACCTGACCATTTCCATCAAAGATACCGGTATCGGTATCCCACCTAAAAAGCAACATCTCTTATTTACACCCTTTTACCAGACTAACGCCTCTTTTACGCGCAAATACGGAGGTACCGGACTTGGTCTTGCCATTTCATCGGATCTGGTGTCACTTATGGGAGGTACCATCAGGTGCACCAGCAAGCCGGGACAGGGAAGCATATTCTCTTTTGTTCTTCCTTTAAATAAGGCAAAACAAAGCGTTAATGAGATGTCTGTAGCCGTCAATACCCGTCCCAAAAAAACAGACAAGATCAATCTTCATGTGCTGGTAGCCGAAGATAATATCACCAACCAGGATGTTTTTTCAGCCATGCTTAAGAAATTTGGTTGCAGGGTGGATATTGCAGCCACGGGTGTTGATGCCAGAGATAAGTTCATTTCTTTAAAACCGGACATCATCCTCATGGACTGCCAGATGCCGGAAATGGACGGTTACCAGGCCACCCAGGAAATCAGAAGACATGAGACAACCCTTGACACCCATACCCCAATCATCGCCATCACCGCCCATGCCATGACGGATGATAAGGAGAAGTGCCGAAATGCAGGCATGGACGATTTTTTAACCAAACCCTTCATGATGAACGATCTTTTGGAAATACTAAAGAGATGGGGGCCTCATCCGAATCTGTCCGGCCCCGATTCTGCAGATATTGCCGACAACACGACCCGATAGTCAAACAGCGTAATATCTCCCGGCGCCTCCAGCTGTTCCTTAATCCGCTTGCGTTTTATTTGTTCTGCGGTCATCAGATATCTCATCTTTTTACCCCCCGGGGACTAAACAGATAAGCACAATATTTTTCATAAGAAATATATGTTAATCAAAAGTTTGTATCAAAAAAGTTCAATATTATTCTCTGGATCTCTCCCTTTGCCGTCTTCATTTGAAACGATAACATTTTCTTCGGATATATCGTCCAACTGGATAGGAATTTGATCAATGAAGAATGTTATTTCACCCAATTTCGCAACCAACGCTTCAAATTCGCCCCCAAAGAACCTGGAACATGGCTATAGCAAACCTGTTACAATATGTCCTTTGAATCGAATGTTCATCCCGGCAGAAAAAAGATTTTTATAAAAGTATCTATGGCATTCTAATGAATTACACCTGGCCCAAAATCGGATATTTCAAATACTTTAAACCCTGGGGCAGGCACCACCACAAGAAAACTCCATATCCAAGCCAGAACAGACAAATGATAGCCGGGAGAGTCATGATCCAAAAGCTATGACCATTACCAACAGACAGGATACACTGGGCCAGGTTCAGGGTGTTATGCTGGACATGGGGGATGATTCCCCGGATAAGGATTTTGAAAAAAAATTAGACAAAATTGATGTCAGGTCACCATCTAATTGCTTGACTCTTTAGGAAAATCGATTAATATATTCCAAGTTCTTTCAATCTAAACTAAAAAAAAGGCTGCAATTTTGACCTGTACCAAATCAACACTCATCGAAAAAATTTCAGAGACATTTGACCAAAACCCATCTCAGTCCAAAGAGGTCCTTGAAACCCTGATTGAAATCATGAAGTCCACCCTGGCTTCCGGTGAAGATATTATGGTTTCCGGATTCGGGAAATTCCAGGTAATTGAAAAGTCGCCAAGAAAGGGGAGGAATCCGGCTACAGGGGATGCCATGATCCTTGAAAAAAGGCGGGTTGTCACGTTTAAATGTGCGGGAAAGCTTAAAAATAGAATCAACGAAAAAATACAATAACAACCATGGGCTGACTTGGTCTATCAGCGTCCAGGCTCAGCCCATAACGAAACAAGAAAGTAATTCAACAACTTATTGAAATTTTCATATAACGGCCATGGCTGACCTGGTCTTTCACCGAGGTCAGATCACAACAAATCATGAAAGAAACTAATAGGTTAGTTCAATTCTTTCATATAAAAAAAACCAAAAATCACACGATTTTCATGTAACCGAATTTATTTTTTTCCATGCAGCGGCTATAATTTTACCTCTTTTGTGAGCAAAACCTGGAGCGCGGTCTGGCGGCGACTGATATCCTGGTTTCCCACTGCCATGCCTAAAGCCCTTCGAGTGCCTACAAAAACGGCCAATTTTCTAGCACGGGTAATTCCTGTGTAAATCAGGTTGCGGAAAAGCATTTTAAAGTGCTGGGTCAAAACCGGAATGATCACCACCTCAAATTCACTGCCCTGGGATTTATGGATGGTGATGGCATAAGCCAGGTCAAGTTCCATGATGTCTGCCTGCTGATAGTGCACCACCCGGTTATCCGGTAAAAAACGGACCGTGCAGGTAATATCCATGGTGTTAATCCGGTCGATGATGCCGATATCCCCGTTAAATACCCCCAGATCATAGTTGTTTTTTCTGTGAATCACCCGGTCACCGGTTCTGAATACCCGCCGGCCCACGGTGAGCTGGGCCTTGCCCGGGCCCATGGGATTATAGCCGTCCTGAATTTCACGGTTCAAAGAAAGGGTACCAAGACTGCCCCGGGTCATGGGGGAAAGGATCTGAATTTCCGTATCTCTTCCCAAATATTTGGGAATCCACTCCAGATATAATTTTTTTACCGCATCCAAAGCAGATAGACCATAATGCAAAGAGGACCATGGGTGAACCTTCTCCACCACTGCCATAAGTTCTTGAATACGATTTTCAGTCCCTGCCAGACGGGCCAAATCCACATGAGCAAACTTTTTAGGAATCTCAATTTCAGTCTCCCAGGGTGAACACGACTCATTAACCCTGAATTCATATAAATCACCATGATCATTGTCCCGGGCATCACCGGGGATAGAAATCTCTTGAACATTACTGCTGTTTGGCGTTTCCGGGTCAACAGGTGTATATAAACGTTTAACCCGGCCGACAAAGTTGAGCTGTTCTTTGGTGACTTCATCGGAATCAATAAACATACAGTCGGTTCCGTCCTGCCAGATGGACGGATACTTAAACGGACTTTTGATCCATGGTATCCGGCCCTTATTGATCTGGTGGGCAAACTTTATGATCATAGAAAACCGGGCCTGGCGAAACACCTGGGTAAGCCGAAAACAGGGCACGGCTTGAGACGCAATGATATCTTTAAGTACGTTGCCAGCCCCCACCGAAGGCAATTGGTCATAATCACCGATAAATACGACCTGGCTGTGCCGTGGCACGGCTTTAAGCAAAGAGGCCGTCAGATTAATATCCAGCATGGAGCATTCGTCCACCACCAGAAAATCTGTTTTTAAAGGGGAACTTTCATCGCGTTTAAATCCCCCGGCTTTCCAGCCCAAAAGCCGGTGAATGGTTTTGGCCGGTTTTCCGATCACCTCGCTCATACGCTGGGCAGCCCGGCCCGTAGGCGCGGCCAGCATCACCTTTTGTCCCATGGCCTCGAGCAGGCGGACCATCACCCGTGTGGCCGTGGTTTTACCGCATCCGGGACCACCTGTGAGAACGGAAAAATGCTGCTGCACCGCCCCCTTGACCGCCGCTACCTGTTCAACGGAAAGCTGCATCTGAAAACGTTGGCAAAACAACGCTACCCACCGGTCAATCCGGGCCTGGTCAAAGGTGCGTTCAGGCCCGGGATCTAAAAGACGTTTGGCCACATACGCCTCGTCAAAATAAAGAGAGCGGGCATAGTAACAGGCCACAGGCTGCCCGGTGTCATCGAACAGGTCCCTGCGCATCAAAAGTCGCTGGGCTTCCATCTGTGTTAAAAGGGATTCAAGCTGCCGAGACAGATCAAGCTCGAGCAGATCTTTTACCTGTTCTTTGATCTGGGGAAACGTAAGATAACAATGCCCGAACTCCCGGGCTGCAGACAGTACGTGGCGGATACCGGCGGTGATTCTTGGCGGACTGTCCGTTTCAAGGCCAATGCTCAAGGCCACCTTATCCGCAGTAAAAAAGCCAATACCGAAAAAATCAGCAGCAAGACGATACGGGTCCTGGGTGATCCAGGCAATGGCATTATCGCCGTATTCTTTAAATATGCGAACGGAAAACAACGTGGAGATCCCGTGGGACTGCAGAAACATCATCACATCCCGGATGGCCCGGTGCTCCGCCCAGGCCGTTGAAATCATTTCAAGCTTTTTATGGGCAATCCCCGGCACCTCCACAAGGCGCCCAATATCGGATTCAAACACATCCAGGGTCTGGTCCTTGAAATATCCCACAATTTTTTTTGCGGTTTTGGGCCCCACCCCTTTGATCAGCCCGGAACCGAGATATTTTTCCAGGGCCGATGCCGTAGCAGGCTTTTTCTCCCTGGCATGCACGGCCTTGAACTGCCGGCCAAATTTTGGGTGCATCGTCCATGCCCCCTCAAATTCCATGGAGGCACCGGCAAACACCTTTGTCTGATGGACCACAACAGTTTCCCGGCTACCCGGACGATCAAAGGGCTGTACTTTAAGAATGGACCAGCCATTGTCCGGGTTATGGAATGTGACCCGGTCCACGACACCTTTTAAGACCTCGTTGATGTGGCCGGAATCAGACAATGTATCTGTTCTCTGGTTCATATCGGGTCACCATACAGGACACGGCAGACCAAAACAACTTATTTTGGTGGCGTTTAATCTGAAACAAAAAAGGTGAACAATATAGACAAATGTGGTATTTGAAGTTTCTGATATAAATAAAAAATGATTTTAAGGAGAGGAAAAATGAAAAAAACATCACTTCGGTTGATATTATGCCTACTAATGACATGCATGCTTGCGTTTACCGGCTGCTCAGGAGAACAGAAAAAACCAAAACCCAGCCCGGACGAATCCCTTCAGATGCTCAAGGATGGCAATGAACGTTTTCTCAATGGAAAATCCGAACAGCCGCATCTGGACAAAAACCGGATGATGAAGGCCGGTCTGGAAGATCAGGGGGATCATGCCTATGCCACCGTCCTGGCCAATTCTGATTCCAGGGTCCCTGTGGAAGCAATCTTTGACGCCGGAATCATGGATATTTTTGTTATCCGGGTGGCCGGAAATGTATGTGATAACAATGAAGTCGGCTCCATAGAATATGGTCTTGCGCATGTTCGCACACCGGTTGTGGTTGTATTGGGCAATACACAATGCGGCGCAGTGACAGCCGTCACCCGGGCGATCAACGGAAACGGCCATGCCATGGAAAGAAATATTCCAACGCTGTTCGATAACATTGGACCTGCTGTCAGAAAGACCATGGAAAAGTATCCCCAGGCAAAAGGTGATGAAATAATTCCCCTTGCCATTGAAGAAAATGTCTGGACCAGCATTCGGGATCTGTTCATGAAAAGTCCTGCCACACGGGGTCTTGTCAAATCCGGCAAAGCCAAAGTGGTGGGTGCCATCTATGATGTCAGTGACGGTAGGGTCTACTGGCTTGAGGATGGGACAGTAGACAGCATTTTACAAGAAGTGGAAGCTGATCCGAACCGTGCCATGGAAGCCATGGCAGACCTCATCCTGCCCCCCGAACCATCACATGATGCCGCACCTGAAACTCATGAAGTAGCGCCTGACGCCCAGGATGACGCGACTGACGCCCAGGAAATCGCACCTGAAGCGAATGAGGCAGCGCCTGAAGCCCAGGAAGTTGAAGTCGCACCGGAAGCTGATGAGGCTGCCACTGACGCCCAGGAAGTAGCGCCTGAAACCGATGATGACGCGCCTGAAGTTTTAGCGCCGTCAGAGGCTGAGGAAACGCCTGCTGACCCAGAAACCCATGACAGTGACAGCCATCTTTAAATACATGACAAGCCGGGGGGCGCAC encodes the following:
- a CDS encoding integration host factor subunit alpha; the protein is MTCTKSTLIEKISETFDQNPSQSKEVLETLIEIMKSTLASGEDIMVSGFGKFQVIEKSPRKGRNPATGDAMILEKRRVVTFKCAGKLKNRINEKIQ
- a CDS encoding TonB-dependent receptor plug domain-containing protein — protein: MVAARYGAGMGKDKFWRIYAKHRARDEFDRVSGENASDDWQINQAGFRMDAQMSSADDFTLQGDIYDGHIHQDLYLYSQASPYMDEFPVKTKVFGGNIMGRWTKILSGTSEMSVQMYYDVMHRSEDMLNEDRHNFDVEFQHRFGLGLGNDIIWGLRLRHLYDDYSGSKVAYMDPINKRNLLYSAFIQDEISLLEDKIKLTIGSKFEHNDYTGLEIQPSTRLLWTPGEHHRVWAAISRATRIPSRIEADAIVYLSGTDITGSPFPLYTRFVNNKDQSAETLWSWEAGYRFIPQQNLSIDLALFFNDYQNLRIYSPQGSAYFDDESQMLIQDVGLSNMSNAQSWGAEISVDLATSRKVKWTLAYSLTFHDYDNDEDFEIDFGFTKHQISLRGRFDLTKNLTLDAWFRYVGKTKANDVFSDTLIYEIDDYVTLDLRLGWKIRPDLEFFLTGQNLLQDSHLEFVQEAFSYPVEVPRSAYAGLTYKF
- a CDS encoding AAA family ATPase — encoded protein: MNQRTDTLSDSGHINEVLKGVVDRVTFHNPDNGWSILKVQPFDRPGSRETVVVHQTKVFAGASMEFEGAWTMHPKFGRQFKAVHAREKKPATASALEKYLGSGLIKGVGPKTAKKIVGYFKDQTLDVFESDIGRLVEVPGIAHKKLEMISTAWAEHRAIRDVMMFLQSHGISTLFSVRIFKEYGDNAIAWITQDPYRLAADFFGIGFFTADKVALSIGLETDSPPRITAGIRHVLSAAREFGHCYLTFPQIKEQVKDLLELDLSRQLESLLTQMEAQRLLMRRDLFDDTGQPVACYYARSLYFDEAYVAKRLLDPGPERTFDQARIDRWVALFCQRFQMQLSVEQVAAVKGAVQQHFSVLTGGPGCGKTTATRVMVRLLEAMGQKVMLAAPTGRAAQRMSEVIGKPAKTIHRLLGWKAGGFKRDESSPLKTDFLVVDECSMLDINLTASLLKAVPRHSQVVFIGDYDQLPSVGAGNVLKDIIASQAVPCFRLTQVFRQARFSMIIKFAHQINKGRIPWIKSPFKYPSIWQDGTDCMFIDSDEVTKEQLNFVGRVKRLYTPVDPETPNSSNVQEISIPGDARDNDHGDLYEFRVNESCSPWETEIEIPKKFAHVDLARLAGTENRIQELMAVVEKVHPWSSLHYGLSALDAVKKLYLEWIPKYLGRDTEIQILSPMTRGSLGTLSLNREIQDGYNPMGPGKAQLTVGRRVFRTGDRVIHRKNNYDLGVFNGDIGIIDRINTMDITCTVRFLPDNRVVHYQQADIMELDLAYAITIHKSQGSEFEVVIIPVLTQHFKMLFRNLIYTGITRARKLAVFVGTRRALGMAVGNQDISRRQTALQVLLTKEVKL
- a CDS encoding carbonic anhydrase encodes the protein MKKTSLRLILCLLMTCMLAFTGCSGEQKKPKPSPDESLQMLKDGNERFLNGKSEQPHLDKNRMMKAGLEDQGDHAYATVLANSDSRVPVEAIFDAGIMDIFVIRVAGNVCDNNEVGSIEYGLAHVRTPVVVVLGNTQCGAVTAVTRAINGNGHAMERNIPTLFDNIGPAVRKTMEKYPQAKGDEIIPLAIEENVWTSIRDLFMKSPATRGLVKSGKAKVVGAIYDVSDGRVYWLEDGTVDSILQEVEADPNRAMEAMADLILPPEPSHDAAPETHEVAPDAQDDATDAQEIAPEANEAAPEAQEVEVAPEADEAATDAQEVAPETDDDAPEVLAPSEAEETPADPETHDSDSHL
- a CDS encoding ATP-binding protein, giving the protein MKPQKISKHSVVSIRTKLILTLGFTALLALFMMAASMVAYETHNARNNLVDELVSMANLIALNSSVAMMFNDRNAALEDLSALSAKQGIIGAILYDTHGKIYAEFSKGAVSIDTLAHEVKQVCTPGMSPIEIVTAQKTFSGVTNSHTHVILPVNFKDNFLGAIHLIDDMQQQKKRLAAYYLIVASIVIVSLVVVLILSSKLQSIFTRPLFDVIDSMRQVTQKKDYQVRVKKYSDDEFGVLVEQFNQMIKEVQARDNALKSYSSSLEARVEQRTQDLTQAKEALESTVIRLKKAQKKAEEASQVKSQFLANMSHEIRTPMNGIIGMTEILLSSKLSSDQETFAINIQKSAQMLLAIISDILDFSKIEAGKLEVESIAFDIGSLLTDIKTLLMSVARDKNLTLTVEIQKGAHLFLMGDPTRIRQVLINLVGNAIKFTEKGGVTIMVSTTLIEDSEFHSVGDRESRVDLTISIKDTGIGIPPKKQHLLFTPFYQTNASFTRKYGGTGLGLAISSDLVSLMGGTIRCTSKPGQGSIFSFVLPLNKAKQSVNEMSVAVNTRPKKTDKINLHVLVAEDNITNQDVFSAMLKKFGCRVDIAATGVDARDKFISLKPDIILMDCQMPEMDGYQATQEIRRHETTLDTHTPIIAITAHAMTDDKEKCRNAGMDDFLTKPFMMNDLLEILKRWGPHPNLSGPDSADIADNTTR
- a CDS encoding YfiR family protein, whose translation is MQILKNKGIQIFIPVCICQFLLCIIAIGTVQSQNLEEYRVKAAFVYNFTKLIQWPETAFDSEGKNFKIAVFGNEYLKEGFQTIDGKISTGRTISIQYLDPETNDYKKTLAENQIVFISRHTRLPQILKILSNIGDRPILTIGEVKNFSRAGGIIQFFTREDHLHFEVNINRAEAHQLKFSSRLLKLAVIVNEKE
- a CDS encoding TonB-dependent receptor plug domain-containing protein, coding for MLRVFLKKIILPLLFLPGLFLILPARCPAAQDQDLTEFSIEELMDIKVTSVSKKSQRLSDSAAAIFVITREDIRRSGATSIPDALRMAPGVNVARIDANKWAVNCRGFNSRFSPSLQVLVDGRSVYTPSFSGVYWEVTNVLLEDVDRIEVIRGPGATIWGSNAVNGVINIITKRADDTQGGGFTGVCWISRKKYGRRKIWGRHG